In the Bacteroidota bacterium genome, TCTGTTTTCCATCTATTGAAAAAATTTGCATTAAACAACCCTGTTTGAGCATATCAGAATTGATATTAAAATTACCTGAGTTTGGGTTAGGGTAGATGTTGATTTTTGTTGTTGACTGAACTACCGGAATATCATTTGGTAATTCAAATGCAACCAACCAGGCATCGAAATAATTAAATAGTTCTGGATTGCCACAGGTGATATCAAAATCGGGAACGGTTTCCGGTAACGCCATACTCATAAAGCAATATACCTTATTATTTATGGTAACTAAATTGCCAATAAAAGCACCCCCACCTAAATCACCATTTGGTTGACTACCGCCAAAATTTCTACTCCAAATTAAATTTAAGTCTTTATCGATTTTTGCCAGCCAAAAATCGTTTGATTCACCATTATTATAATTACCGGGTAAATCGTAATCAGTGGAGTAACTGTAACCTAATACATAATAATCTCCATTTGCGTCAGCAACAATTTTTTTAAAAACATCAGCACCTGTACCTCCCCATTGTTTAAATTCTATAATTTGTAAAAGAGTATCAAAAATTGCAATAGCTCCTTCGTTACTGGCATGTTCAGGGGCTGTTGGGTATAATACGGATTCAGCGTTTCCTGTTCCTGCATAAACAAACTGATTATTTACATTAATAAACGATTCTCCTGAACCTTTCTTTAAATCAGTAACTGCTGACATAATATTTTGGTTTACAATATTGCCAACACTATCCATTTTAATGAACCACCGTTTTTCGCCAATAATTGGTGAAATACTCAGGTCATTGTCGTTTGAATTGGTACTGATATGAAAATAGTAATATCCCCGACTAATTTCTGCTATGTTTGCAATTCCGCCTTCATTTCCGGTACCACCCAAAACTTTCAGCCAAAGCAAATTACCGTCGCTATCTAATTTAAATACGATGGCATCGGAAGAAAATCCATCACCATAATGGAAAGGAATATCACCATTAGAAGAAAATGTTCTTCCTGTTGCAATAAACCCGCCATCAAGAGTTGGTAAAACTGTCTCAAACACTTCTTCGCCCGTGCCACCAAT is a window encoding:
- a CDS encoding T9SS type A sorting domain-containing protein, whose amino-acid sequence is MMEVFKLNNFYAVKETQHQNFIIGGATTAKDGDFPEGHGLYDFAILLVDSVGNKIWSKAIGGTGEEVFETVLPTLDGGFIATGRTFSSNGDIPFHYGDGFSSDAIVFKLDSDGNLLWLKVLGGTGNEGGIANIAEISRGYYYFHISTNSNDNDLSISPIIGEKRWFIKMDSVGNIVNQNIMSAVTDLKKGSGESFINVNNQFVYAGTGNAESVLYPTAPEHASNEGAIAIFDTLLQIIEFKQWGGTGADVFKKIVADANGDYYVLGYSYSTDYDLPGNYNNGESNDFWLAKIDKDLNLIWSRNFGGSQPNGDLGGGAFIGNLVTINNKVYCFMSMALPETVPDFDITCGNPELFNYFDAWLVAFELPNDIPVVQSTTKINIYPNPNSGNFNINSDMLKQGCLMQIFSIDGKQIYRNTIPATNNPYYFNQSILTKGCYIIQLNNAYETAYGTIIVD